The following are encoded in a window of Mycobacterium sp. ELW1 genomic DNA:
- a CDS encoding HNH endonuclease signature motif containing protein yields the protein MSSIDSVLEALDDVVEALAAVDLDVLSPPDRFQVLQRLETARRRQVAVSHAVVGRLEQFEGCPPVPITLADVLRISPREAKRRIRDAEQVAPRRALTGQPLPPLLPDTAAGWHAGQLDGEHLRVIQKFFRDLPDHVPAVEVEKAERTLAEHAQTMRPDQLEKIALRLALHLNPDGTFSDDDRARKRGFVWCGGQGVDGMSVGRLVADPQLRSMLDAWFTKFAAPGVCNPADQSPTITPTEETAERDRRSHGQRQHDALTALVRGQLGDPKLGQHNGLPVTVIASATLQDLHAKTGHAVTATGTLLPMPDLIRMASHAYHYLALFDGVNGQALWLGRTKRVASADQRIMLHNKERGCTRPGCDAPGYLTEVHHVDEWADGGLTNIDKLTLVCRPDHRLLDHGWRTRKLANGDTEWIPPPQLPLTAGTNTYHHPERFLPGSGEGG from the coding sequence CCGGATCGGTTCCAGGTGCTGCAGCGGTTGGAGACCGCCCGTCGCCGTCAGGTTGCGGTGTCGCATGCGGTGGTGGGGCGGTTGGAGCAGTTCGAGGGGTGTCCCCCGGTACCGATCACCCTCGCCGATGTGTTGCGGATCAGCCCGCGGGAGGCCAAACGCCGGATCCGCGATGCCGAGCAGGTGGCGCCGCGGCGGGCGTTGACCGGCCAGCCGCTGCCGCCGCTGCTGCCGGACACCGCCGCGGGCTGGCACGCCGGACAGTTGGATGGCGAGCATCTGCGGGTGATCCAGAAGTTCTTCCGCGACCTGCCCGACCACGTCCCCGCGGTGGAGGTGGAGAAGGCCGAACGCACACTCGCCGAGCACGCGCAGACGATGCGACCCGATCAATTGGAGAAGATCGCGCTGCGGCTGGCGTTACATCTGAACCCCGACGGCACGTTCTCCGATGACGATCGGGCTCGCAAGCGCGGATTCGTCTGGTGCGGTGGGCAGGGCGTCGACGGCATGAGTGTGGGCCGGCTGGTCGCCGATCCCCAGTTGCGGTCCATGCTGGATGCCTGGTTCACCAAGTTCGCCGCACCCGGAGTGTGCAATCCAGCAGATCAATCGCCGACCATCACCCCGACCGAGGAGACGGCCGAACGCGACCGCCGCAGCCACGGCCAACGCCAACACGATGCGTTGACTGCGCTGGTCCGTGGTCAGCTCGGCGATCCGAAATTGGGACAGCACAACGGGTTGCCGGTCACGGTAATCGCGTCGGCCACGCTCCAAGACCTCCACGCCAAAACCGGACATGCTGTCACCGCTACCGGCACGCTGCTACCCATGCCGGACCTCATCCGGATGGCCAGCCACGCCTACCATTACCTCGCCCTGTTCGACGGGGTGAACGGACAGGCCTTATGGCTGGGCCGCACCAAACGGGTGGCTTCGGCCGATCAGCGAATCATGCTGCACAACAAGGAACGCGGCTGCACCCGCCCCGGCTGCGATGCACCCGGATACCTCACCGAAGTCCACCACGTCGACGAATGGGCCGACGGTGGTCTGACCAATATCGACAAACTCACCCTGGTCTGCCGACCCGATCACCGGCTTCTCGACCACGGCTGGAGAACCCGGAAACTGGCCAACGGTGACACCGAATGGATACCGCCGCCGCAACTCCCACTCACGGCGGGCACCAACACTTACCACCACCCGGAACGCTTCCTACCCGGAAGCGGCGAAGGCGGCTAG